In a genomic window of Bordetella petrii:
- a CDS encoding PA0069 family radical SAM protein — protein MERTDHAFSAGSGSPAAAPAALRGRGAVTNVRHRFQQTDRAPADDGWAPGDAPTQPALKTTVKPEQARKLLSRNDSPDIPFDVAVNPYRGCEHGCVYCYARPTHAYLGYSPGLDFETRLVAKANAVDVLRAELARPGYRVSPINIGSATDVYQPIERQWQLTRGMLELMLQTGHPATLVTKNALVERDLDLLQRLAEQHLVTVYVSVTTLDTDMARTLEPRASAPWRRIQAVRTLANAGVPVGVLVAPVIPFINDESLEHILHEASQAGASYASYTVLRLPWEVRAMFEEWLHTHYPDRAQRVLHRIEDLRNGRRNDPGFGTRMRGTGLWADLLRQRFNLAVRKLGLNTTRPQLATHLFRAPLPPVLPASPAQGAGPSGRSALSQPAPQLSLF, from the coding sequence ATGGAACGCACCGATCACGCTTTTTCCGCCGGTTCTGGGTCCCCGGCTGCCGCCCCCGCCGCCTTGCGCGGCCGGGGAGCGGTTACTAATGTTCGGCACCGCTTCCAGCAAACCGACCGCGCGCCTGCCGACGACGGCTGGGCCCCTGGCGATGCACCGACCCAGCCGGCCCTGAAAACCACCGTCAAGCCCGAGCAGGCCCGCAAGCTGCTCTCGCGCAACGACTCGCCCGACATCCCCTTCGACGTGGCCGTCAACCCTTACCGGGGCTGCGAGCATGGCTGCGTGTACTGTTACGCCCGGCCCACCCACGCCTACCTGGGGTATTCCCCCGGCCTCGACTTTGAAACCCGCCTGGTGGCCAAGGCCAACGCGGTCGATGTCCTGCGGGCCGAGCTGGCCCGCCCCGGCTATCGGGTGTCTCCCATCAATATCGGTTCGGCCACCGACGTCTACCAGCCCATCGAACGCCAGTGGCAACTGACGCGCGGCATGCTCGAACTGATGCTGCAAACCGGCCACCCGGCCACGCTGGTCACCAAGAACGCTCTGGTCGAACGCGACCTCGACCTGCTCCAACGCCTGGCGGAACAGCACCTGGTCACCGTATACGTCAGCGTCACCACGCTCGACACCGACATGGCGCGCACGCTCGAGCCGCGCGCCTCGGCGCCATGGCGGCGCATCCAGGCCGTGCGCACGCTGGCCAACGCCGGGGTGCCGGTGGGCGTGCTGGTGGCGCCCGTCATCCCGTTCATCAACGACGAATCCCTCGAACACATCCTGCACGAAGCCAGCCAGGCGGGCGCCAGCTACGCCAGCTACACCGTGCTGCGCCTGCCCTGGGAAGTCCGGGCCATGTTCGAAGAGTGGCTGCATACCCATTACCCCGACCGCGCCCAGCGCGTGCTGCACCGCATCGAAGACCTGCGCAACGGCCGGCGCAACGATCCCGGCTTTGGCACCCGCATGCGCGGCACCGGCCTGTGGGCCGACCTGCTGCGCCAGCGCTTCAATCTGGCGGTGCGCAAGCTGGGCCTGAACACCACCCGGCCACAACTGGCCACCCACTTGTTCCGGGCGCCCTTGCCGCCGGTGCTGCCTGCCAGCCCTGCCCAGGGGGCGGGGCCCTCCGGCCGTTCCGCCTTGTCGCAGCCCGCCCCGCAGTTATCGTTATTCTGA
- a CDS encoding DMT family transporter, producing MSYTSLILVILAAMAHASWNLLAKRAAMVGPVFVFAYGLCAVLVYAPWVIWILLHEGMAWTWPVVLCIVASGALHLGYSLCLQRGYQVADLSVVYPIARGTGPLLSTTGAFLLLGEPATASGIAGMLCVVGGVLLIATQGRLSLFRQPQAWLGVRWGVVIGLFIAAYTVVDAYGVKVVLIMPVLFDWFTCVTRTVIMGPHIMRRRAENWQAMRGYWHLALAVGVLSPLGYILVLYALRNGAPLSLVAPAREMSMMLGTLAGMFLLREKVGVGRLAGCAAILVGVVLLGSS from the coding sequence ATGTCTTATACGTCCCTGATTTTAGTCATCCTGGCGGCGATGGCGCATGCCAGCTGGAATCTGCTGGCCAAACGGGCGGCGATGGTGGGGCCGGTGTTCGTATTTGCCTATGGGCTGTGCGCCGTGCTGGTGTATGCCCCGTGGGTCATCTGGATTCTGCTGCACGAGGGTATGGCCTGGACCTGGCCGGTGGTGTTGTGCATTGTGGCGTCTGGCGCGTTGCATCTGGGCTACAGCTTGTGCCTGCAGCGCGGCTACCAGGTGGCGGACTTGTCTGTCGTGTATCCCATTGCGCGCGGCACCGGGCCGCTGCTGTCAACGACGGGGGCCTTTCTGCTGCTGGGCGAGCCGGCCACTGCCAGCGGCATAGCCGGCATGCTGTGCGTGGTCGGCGGGGTGCTGCTTATTGCCACGCAGGGGCGCCTTTCATTGTTCCGCCAGCCTCAGGCCTGGCTGGGAGTGCGGTGGGGCGTGGTAATCGGCCTGTTCATCGCCGCCTACACAGTGGTGGATGCCTATGGCGTCAAAGTGGTGCTGATCATGCCGGTGCTGTTTGACTGGTTCACGTGTGTCACCCGCACCGTGATAATGGGGCCACACATCATGCGGCGGCGCGCCGAAAACTGGCAGGCCATGCGCGGCTATTGGCATCTGGCGCTGGCCGTGGGCGTGCTGTCGCCGCTGGGGTATATCCTGGTGCTGTACGCCTTGCGCAACGGTGCACCCTTGAGTCTGGTGGCCCCGGCACGCGAGATGTCGATGATGCTGGGCACGCTGGCAGGCATGTTCCTGCTACGCGAAAAAGTGGGTGTCGGCCGGCTGGCCGGCTGTGCGGCGATTCTGGTGGGAGTGGTGCTGCTGGGGTCCAGCTAG
- the rplS gene encoding 50S ribosomal protein L19, whose protein sequence is MNLIAVLEQEEIKRLTGDKTMPEFAPGDTVVVSVNVVEGTRKRVQAYEGVVIAKRNRGLNSSFIVRKISSGEAVERTFQLYSPQIAGIEVKRRGDVRRAKLYYLRSRSGKSARIKEKLVTKQAKSA, encoded by the coding sequence ATGAACCTCATCGCCGTCCTGGAACAGGAAGAAATCAAGCGCCTTACCGGCGACAAGACCATGCCCGAATTCGCCCCTGGCGACACCGTGGTGGTCAGCGTCAACGTCGTGGAAGGCACCCGCAAGCGTGTGCAGGCCTACGAAGGCGTCGTCATCGCCAAGCGTAACCGCGGCCTGAACTCGTCGTTCATCGTCCGCAAGATCTCGTCGGGCGAAGCCGTCGAGCGTACCTTCCAGCTGTACTCGCCGCAAATCGCCGGCATCGAAGTCAAGCGCCGTGGCGACGTGCGCCGCGCCAAGCTGTACTACCTGCGCAGCCGCTCGGGCAAGTCCGCGCGCATCAAGGAAAAGCTGGTTACCAAGCAGGCCAAATCGGCCTGA
- a CDS encoding IS3 family transposase (programmed frameshift) — MGNPRARYTQEFMLEAVRMVRGGQSMAAVAKILGISPKTLHNWVKADAAGKLNGAGKQVSPEQMEIARLRAELARVKMERDILGKSHGVLCEGVGMKYAWIELHSRQWPVSLSCQVLGVSPSGYHARKVRDVDTDRPRRRISNDALLVHIKAVHAESKGEYGWPRVWKQLLVQGIRVSKDRVQRLMKLHGIKAKTKRRFKVTTDSKHSLPVAPDLLQRDFSPARPDQVWTTDITYIWTDEGWLFLTVILDLFSRQVVGWSMQPHMRTELVSDALRMAWFRRRPQAGLILHSDRGSQYCSHDFQDLLKGYGMRSSMSRRGNCWDNAPTESLWGSLKRARILGQRFATRREAMDEVIDWLSFYNHSRLHSTLGYVSPMQFERDWYAAQNQRVA; from the exons ATGGGTAATCCGAGAGCTCGATATACGCAGGAATTCATGCTGGAAGCCGTGCGCATGGTCCGCGGCGGCCAGAGCATGGCGGCGGTGGCGAAGATACTGGGCATCAGCCCGAAGACGCTGCACAACTGGGTGAAGGCCGATGCCGCTGGGAAGCTGAACGGCGCAGGCAAACAGGTTTCTCCAGAACAGATGGAGATTGCCCGGCTGCGCGCGGAGTTGGCACGCGTGAAGATGGAGCGCGACATATTGG GGAAAAGCCACGGCGTACTTTGCGAAGGTGTCGGCATGAAGTACGCCTGGATCGAGCTTCACAGCCGACAATGGCCGGTGTCCCTGAGCTGCCAGGTGCTGGGTGTCAGCCCCAGCGGTTACCACGCGCGCAAGGTGCGGGATGTCGATACTGACCGACCGCGCCGACGCATCAGCAACGACGCTCTGCTGGTGCACATCAAGGCCGTGCACGCTGAATCCAAAGGCGAGTACGGCTGGCCGCGCGTGTGGAAGCAACTGCTGGTCCAGGGCATTCGCGTCAGCAAGGATCGTGTCCAGCGGCTCATGAAGCTGCACGGCATCAAGGCGAAGACCAAACGCCGGTTCAAGGTCACGACCGACAGCAAACACAGCCTGCCGGTCGCACCGGACCTGCTGCAACGAGACTTCTCTCCCGCGCGTCCCGACCAGGTCTGGACTACGGACATCACGTACATCTGGACGGACGAGGGTTGGCTGTTTCTGACCGTCATTCTCGACCTGTTCAGCCGTCAGGTGGTGGGCTGGTCGATGCAGCCGCACATGCGCACGGAGCTGGTGTCTGATGCGCTGCGTATGGCGTGGTTTCGCCGCCGTCCGCAAGCGGGCCTGATCCTCCACAGTGACCGTGGCAGCCAGTATTGCAGTCATGACTTCCAGGACCTGCTCAAGGGCTACGGCATGCGCAGTTCGATGAGCCGTCGAGGCAATTGCTGGGACAACGCACCGACCGAGAGCCTGTGGGGATCGCTCAAGCGTGCACGCATCCTCGGCCAGCGCTTTGCAACGCGTCGCGAAGCGATGGACGAGGTAATCGACTGGTTGAGCTTCTACAATCATTCGCGCTTGCACTCGACGTTGGGCTACGTCAGCCCGATGCAATTCGAGCGGGACTGGTACGCCGCCCAGAACCAACGGGTGGCATAA
- the rsgA gene encoding ribosome small subunit-dependent GTPase A produces MSLPGRPKGDSRRAGPAGANAAPHLEGRIVAAHGRHYVVEFPDGSVRHCFPRGKKAGAAVGDRVRVAPQGRDEGAIDAILPRRNLLFRSDETRTKQFAANVDQLLIVVAVEPTFSDDLAGRALAGAWSAGIEPLIILNKTDLSAGLADARARLDSVRALGVPVIELSAHDATTVRERLAPRLAGRTTLLLGQSGMGKSTLLNALVPDADAPTREYSAALDMGRHTTTTTRLYHLPAPGGDLIDSPGFQAFGLQHLSGEDILRGFPEFSPHIEHCRFYNCTHRHEPGCGVVAALQAGAIDASRYALYRRILEESEAAQQRY; encoded by the coding sequence ATGAGTCTGCCGGGCCGCCCCAAGGGCGATTCCCGGCGCGCCGGGCCCGCGGGCGCCAACGCCGCCCCGCATCTGGAAGGCCGCATCGTCGCGGCGCACGGCCGCCACTATGTGGTCGAGTTCCCCGACGGCTCGGTGCGCCACTGCTTTCCGCGCGGCAAGAAAGCCGGGGCCGCCGTGGGCGACCGGGTGCGCGTCGCGCCGCAAGGCCGCGACGAAGGCGCCATCGACGCCATTCTGCCGCGCCGCAATCTGCTGTTCCGATCTGACGAAACGCGAACCAAGCAGTTCGCCGCCAACGTCGACCAGTTGCTGATCGTGGTGGCGGTGGAACCCACGTTTTCCGACGACCTGGCCGGACGCGCGCTGGCCGGCGCCTGGAGCGCCGGCATCGAGCCGCTGATCATCCTGAACAAAACCGACCTGTCCGCCGGACTGGCCGACGCGCGCGCCCGACTGGATTCGGTGCGGGCGCTGGGCGTGCCGGTCATCGAGCTCAGCGCGCACGACGCCACGACCGTGCGCGAGCGGCTGGCGCCGCGGCTGGCGGGCCGCACCACGCTACTGCTGGGGCAAAGCGGCATGGGCAAATCGACCCTGCTCAACGCGCTGGTGCCCGACGCCGATGCCCCTACGCGCGAATATTCCGCCGCGCTCGACATGGGCCGGCACACCACCACCACCACCCGGCTGTATCACCTGCCGGCGCCCGGCGGCGACCTGATCGACTCGCCGGGGTTCCAGGCATTCGGACTGCAGCATTTGTCGGGCGAAGACATTCTGCGCGGCTTCCCGGAATTCTCGCCGCACATCGAGCACTGCCGTTTCTACAACTGCACGCATCGCCACGAGCCCGGTTGCGGCGTGGTGGCGGCGCTGCAGGCCGGCGCCATCGACGCCAGCCGCTACGCGCTATACCGCCGCATTCTTGAAGAAAGCGAGGCCGCTCAGCAACGCTACTAA
- a CDS encoding M48 family metallopeptidase produces MPLTLLTLLFVSFLLADICVRLWLASRQIRHVARHRDQVPPEFAPRIGLASHQRAADYTMARVRLGMLERVYDAVLLVALTLLGGLQAIDLLVAQATSNDLLRQLLLLGSVALLLGLLGLPFTLWRQFKLEARFGFNRMTPGLFAADLAKGVLLALVLGAPLAAVILWLMAQAGSLWWLWAWGVWTAFNLLLLFIYPTFIAPLFNKFTPLSDPELASRIKQLAQRCGFALNGLFVMDGSRRSAHGNAYFTGFGKSRRIVFFDTLLARLNADEIEAVLAHELGHFAKRHIIRRIVLSFAAALLFFALLGWLARQPWFYEGLGVLPRLDGRNDALALLLFFLVIPVFTFMLTPVASWYSRRDEFEADRYAATQSSSGRLVSALVKLYDDNAATLTPDPVHSAFYDSHPPAAVRIRHLTQGT; encoded by the coding sequence GTGCCGCTGACACTCCTCACTCTCCTGTTTGTTTCCTTCCTGCTGGCCGATATCTGCGTGCGCCTGTGGCTGGCTTCGCGCCAGATCCGCCACGTGGCGCGCCACCGCGACCAGGTGCCGCCCGAGTTCGCGCCGCGCATCGGCCTGGCCAGCCACCAGCGGGCAGCCGACTACACCATGGCGCGCGTGCGGCTAGGCATGCTCGAGCGCGTCTACGACGCCGTCCTGCTGGTGGCGCTGACGCTGCTGGGCGGGCTGCAGGCCATCGACCTGCTGGTTGCGCAGGCTACTTCGAACGACCTGCTGCGCCAGTTGCTGCTGCTGGGTAGCGTGGCGCTGCTGCTGGGCCTGCTGGGGCTGCCCTTCACCCTGTGGCGGCAATTCAAGCTGGAGGCACGTTTCGGCTTCAACCGCATGACGCCGGGCCTGTTCGCGGCCGACCTGGCCAAGGGCGTTCTGCTTGCCTTGGTGCTGGGCGCGCCGCTGGCGGCCGTCATACTGTGGCTGATGGCCCAGGCGGGCAGCCTGTGGTGGCTGTGGGCGTGGGGCGTCTGGACAGCCTTCAACCTGCTGCTGCTGTTCATCTACCCCACCTTCATCGCGCCCCTGTTCAATAAATTCACGCCCCTGTCCGACCCCGAACTGGCCAGCCGCATCAAGCAGTTGGCGCAACGCTGCGGCTTTGCGCTAAACGGCCTGTTCGTCATGGACGGCTCGCGCCGCTCGGCGCATGGCAACGCGTACTTCACCGGCTTCGGCAAGTCGCGCCGCATCGTGTTCTTCGACACCTTGCTGGCGCGCCTGAACGCCGACGAAATAGAAGCCGTGCTGGCGCACGAGCTGGGCCATTTCGCCAAACGCCACATCATCAGACGCATCGTGCTGAGCTTCGCCGCCGCCCTGCTGTTCTTCGCCCTGCTCGGATGGCTGGCACGGCAGCCGTGGTTCTATGAAGGCCTGGGCGTGCTGCCGCGCCTGGACGGCCGCAACGACGCCCTGGCGCTGCTGCTGTTCTTCCTGGTGATCCCGGTGTTCACCTTCATGCTCACGCCGGTGGCCAGCTGGTATTCGCGCCGCGACGAATTCGAGGCCGACCGCTACGCCGCCACGCAGAGCTCGTCCGGCAGGCTGGTGTCGGCGCTGGTCAAACTGTACGATGACAACGCCGCCACTCTTACGCCGGACCCCGTGCATTCCGCCTTCTACGACAGCCATCCGCCCGCCGCCGTGCGCATCCGTCACCTGACGCAGGGCACATGA
- the orn gene encoding oligoribonuclease, producing the protein MAANENRLVWLDMEMTGLDPTKERIIEVAVVVTEPDLTVVAEGPVLVVHQPDSLLDAMDNWNKSTHGKSGLIDKVRASTLTEAQAERMLLEFLAQHVPAGKSPLCGNTISQDRRFMYAYMPELERFFHYRNLDVSTLKELARRWVPAVYKGFEKKSKHEALADIYESIDELKYYREHFLKV; encoded by the coding sequence ATGGCTGCGAACGAAAACCGCCTGGTCTGGCTCGATATGGAGATGACCGGGCTCGACCCCACCAAAGAACGCATCATCGAGGTGGCCGTAGTGGTCACCGAGCCCGACCTGACGGTCGTGGCCGAGGGCCCCGTGCTGGTCGTGCACCAGCCCGACAGCCTGCTCGACGCCATGGACAACTGGAACAAGTCCACCCATGGCAAGAGCGGCCTGATCGACAAGGTGCGCGCTTCCACGCTGACCGAGGCCCAGGCCGAGCGGATGCTGCTCGAATTCCTGGCGCAGCACGTGCCGGCGGGCAAGTCGCCGCTGTGCGGCAACACCATCAGCCAGGATCGCCGCTTCATGTACGCCTACATGCCCGAACTGGAGCGCTTCTTCCATTACCGCAACCTCGACGTCAGCACGCTGAAAGAGCTGGCGCGCCGCTGGGTGCCCGCGGTGTACAAGGGGTTCGAGAAAAAGAGCAAGCACGAGGCGCTGGCCGATATCTACGAATCCATCGACGAACTCAAGTATTACCGCGAGCACTTCCTGAAAGTGTAG
- a CDS encoding NAD(P)H-hydrate epimerase, whose amino-acid sequence MRAESGYSVLQIRQAEQRALAQGRALMPLAGAAAAGFIAARFPVGSVVLALAGPGNNGGDALVAAARLLAAGYTVRVTMPRGPQALPPDAARAYAGWRAQGGAEQSNLPSDPPDVVIDGLFGIGLNRPLDATWQTLVDAVNAWNRPVLALDVPSGVDADSGRVLGRALRARWTLSFIGAARGLCAPGPGREAAGELHLDTLGVALA is encoded by the coding sequence ATGCGCGCCGAGTCCGGCTATTCCGTTCTCCAGATTCGCCAGGCCGAGCAGCGGGCGCTGGCGCAGGGCCGCGCGCTGATGCCGCTGGCCGGGGCCGCGGCGGCAGGCTTCATTGCCGCGCGTTTCCCCGTGGGCAGCGTCGTGCTGGCCCTGGCGGGGCCGGGCAACAATGGCGGCGACGCGCTGGTGGCGGCCGCCCGGCTGCTGGCCGCGGGCTACACCGTACGCGTGACGATGCCGCGCGGTCCGCAGGCTTTGCCCCCCGATGCGGCGCGCGCCTATGCCGGCTGGCGCGCGCAAGGCGGAGCGGAACAATCCAACCTGCCGTCCGATCCCCCCGACGTCGTCATCGACGGCCTCTTCGGCATTGGCCTGAACCGTCCGCTGGATGCCACCTGGCAGACGCTGGTTGATGCTGTCAATGCATGGAACCGGCCGGTGCTCGCATTGGATGTGCCCAGTGGCGTAGACGCTGACAGCGGCCGCGTCCTGGGGCGTGCGTTGCGGGCCCGCTGGACCCTGTCTTTTATTGGCGCCGCGCGCGGCCTTTGCGCGCCCGGCCCGGGACGCGAGGCGGCCGGCGAATTGCATCTGGACACGCTGGGCGTAGCGCTCGCATAA
- the paaX gene encoding phenylacetic acid degradation operon negative regulatory protein PaaX produces the protein MANSPSPIGRHIARLLKEDPPRAKSLCVSLLGDALACHGGAIWLGGIIELLEPLGINERLLRTSVFRLVAQGWLQAERHGRRSLYQLSEQGLRHTAHASQRIYVGPAADWNGEWTLVALPRLGNNGLAERTELRRELAWEGFGMIAPGLFAHPQADARAAHDILEKLGIPDKALVLSGRDLAGAGGLPIASLAPQCWSLDALAGQYRHFSRQFGPLEKLLDEPLDPADAFATRMLLLHTWRRIVLHDPQLPVPMLPERWPGHAARALCGQIYWKLFDASEQHLDAVAGRDNERYTPLSPAVYTRFGGRPAA, from the coding sequence ATGGCCAATTCGCCCTCTCCCATCGGCCGCCATATCGCCCGTCTGCTAAAGGAAGACCCACCGCGCGCCAAGTCGCTGTGCGTCAGCCTGTTGGGCGACGCACTGGCCTGCCACGGCGGCGCCATCTGGCTGGGGGGCATCATTGAATTGCTGGAGCCGCTGGGCATCAACGAACGGCTGCTGCGCACCAGCGTGTTCCGGCTGGTGGCGCAGGGCTGGCTGCAGGCCGAACGGCATGGGCGGCGCAGCCTGTACCAGCTGTCGGAACAGGGCCTGCGCCATACGGCGCATGCCTCGCAGCGCATCTACGTGGGACCCGCGGCCGACTGGAACGGCGAATGGACGCTGGTGGCCCTGCCCCGCCTGGGAAACAACGGCCTGGCCGAGCGCACGGAGCTGCGCCGCGAACTGGCCTGGGAAGGCTTCGGCATGATCGCCCCGGGGCTGTTCGCGCACCCGCAGGCCGACGCGCGCGCCGCGCATGACATCCTGGAAAAACTGGGCATCCCCGACAAGGCGCTGGTGCTGTCGGGACGCGATCTGGCCGGCGCGGGCGGCCTGCCCATCGCCAGCCTGGCGCCGCAATGCTGGAGCCTGGACGCGCTGGCGGGCCAGTACCGGCATTTTTCGCGCCAGTTCGGACCGCTGGAAAAACTGCTGGACGAGCCGCTCGACCCCGCCGATGCCTTCGCCACCCGCATGCTGCTGCTGCACACCTGGCGCCGCATCGTGCTGCACGATCCGCAACTGCCGGTGCCCATGCTGCCTGAACGCTGGCCCGGCCACGCCGCCCGCGCGCTGTGCGGCCAGATCTACTGGAAATTGTTCGACGCCTCGGAACAGCACCTGGACGCCGTGGCCGGGCGCGACAACGAACGCTATACGCCACTGTCGCCGGCCGTGTACACACGCTTCGGCGGCCGTCCGGCGGCCTAG